A genomic segment from Actinomadura hallensis encodes:
- a CDS encoding class I adenylate-forming enzyme family protein, protein MQDRQATATADETANGTAQAAGAVPADLPGIAEVRAAMTAPGQLFEMDEVEIRGVRTRVWKNAPATLRDILEISRAHGDAPYLVYQGDRLSFAEHYARAAAFARLLTGRYGVAKGDRVAIAMRNFPEWSVAFFGAAVAGAVVVPLNAWWTAAELEYGLADSGARVLVADAERAERLAGVLPGLGVRCLVARAGGAVPAGCEEFEAVVGDPGDPAAASLPDVPLDPEDDATIFYTSGTTGRPKGALGTHRNIAGNPVSLAYGMMSAGVRAGGTVEELAAAAQRRVTLLSVPFFHATGCHSVLVTSALQGGTVVLMYKWDVRTALELIERERVTGFGGVPAMAWQVLTSPDFDRYDTSSLTGVSYGGAPAAPALVDKIKERLPERIPGNGYGLTETSSVTTYNAGVNYLERPDSVGPPVAVCDVKVVDPAGRELPPGEVGELLIKGPNVIKGYWNRPEATAEAFRDGWFHSGDLARLDEDGFVYIVDRAKDMLIRGGENIYCAEVEAALYEHPAVADCAVIGVPHEVLGEEVGAVVVPRPGASVSEEELSGFLGERIAAFKVPVRYWFREEGLPRNPGGKILKTRLREELLG, encoded by the coding sequence GTGCAGGACCGGCAGGCAACGGCCACGGCGGACGAGACGGCGAACGGAACGGCGCAGGCGGCGGGAGCGGTCCCGGCGGACCTGCCGGGCATCGCCGAGGTCCGGGCGGCGATGACGGCGCCCGGGCAGCTGTTCGAGATGGACGAGGTCGAGATCCGCGGCGTGCGGACCCGGGTGTGGAAGAACGCCCCGGCCACCCTGCGGGACATCCTGGAGATCTCCCGCGCCCACGGCGACGCCCCGTACCTGGTGTACCAGGGCGACCGGCTGAGCTTCGCCGAGCACTACGCGCGGGCGGCGGCGTTCGCGCGGCTGCTGACCGGCCGCTACGGCGTCGCCAAGGGCGACCGGGTCGCGATCGCGATGCGCAACTTCCCCGAGTGGTCGGTGGCGTTCTTCGGCGCCGCGGTCGCCGGCGCGGTCGTGGTGCCGCTGAACGCCTGGTGGACGGCGGCGGAGCTGGAGTACGGGCTGGCCGACAGCGGCGCCCGGGTGCTGGTCGCCGACGCCGAGCGCGCCGAGCGCCTGGCGGGGGTGCTTCCGGGCCTGGGCGTGCGGTGCCTGGTGGCGCGGGCCGGCGGCGCCGTGCCCGCCGGGTGCGAGGAGTTCGAGGCGGTCGTGGGCGATCCGGGCGACCCGGCCGCGGCGTCCCTGCCGGACGTGCCGCTGGACCCCGAGGACGATGCCACCATCTTCTACACCTCCGGCACCACCGGGCGTCCCAAGGGGGCGCTGGGGACCCACCGCAACATCGCCGGCAACCCCGTCAGCCTCGCCTACGGGATGATGTCGGCGGGGGTGCGCGCGGGCGGCACGGTGGAGGAGCTGGCGGCCGCGGCGCAGCGGCGGGTGACGCTGCTGAGCGTGCCGTTCTTCCACGCCACCGGCTGCCATTCGGTGCTGGTGACCAGCGCGCTGCAGGGCGGCACGGTGGTGCTGATGTACAAGTGGGACGTGCGCACCGCGCTGGAGCTGATCGAGCGGGAGCGCGTCACCGGGTTCGGCGGGGTCCCGGCGATGGCGTGGCAGGTGCTGACCTCCCCCGACTTCGACCGGTACGACACCTCCAGCCTGACCGGTGTCAGCTACGGCGGCGCGCCGGCGGCGCCCGCGCTGGTCGACAAGATCAAGGAGCGGCTGCCCGAGCGGATCCCCGGCAACGGCTACGGGCTGACCGAGACCTCGTCGGTCACCACCTACAACGCGGGCGTGAACTACCTGGAGCGGCCCGACAGCGTCGGCCCGCCCGTGGCGGTGTGCGACGTGAAGGTCGTGGACCCGGCGGGGCGGGAGCTGCCGCCCGGCGAGGTCGGGGAGCTGCTGATCAAGGGCCCCAACGTGATCAAGGGGTACTGGAACCGGCCGGAGGCGACCGCCGAGGCGTTCCGGGACGGCTGGTTCCACAGCGGGGACCTGGCGCGGCTGGACGAGGACGGGTTCGTCTACATCGTCGACCGCGCCAAGGACATGCTGATCCGCGGCGGGGAGAACATCTACTGCGCCGAGGTCGAGGCGGCCCTGTACGAGCATCCGGCCGTGGCGGACTGCGCGGTCATCGGCGTGCCGCACGAGGTGCTGGGCGAGGAGGTCGGCGCGGTGGTGGTGCCGCGGCCGGGGGCCTCGGTGTCGGAGGAGGAGCTGAGCGGGTTCCTCGGGGAGCGGATCGCGGCGTTCAAGGTGCCGGTGCGCTACTGGTTCCGGGAGGAGGGCCTGCCCCGCAATCCCGGCGGGAAGATCCTGAAGACGCGCCTGCGGGAGGAGCTGCTCGGCTGA
- a CDS encoding DUF1707 SHOCT-like domain-containing protein, producing MTHAHDRTRASDHDRDTTVQRLGDALCDGAIDTTEHERRVERALTATTLADLQSLTADLPASRTARDRAETARRTAEAEADKRAWRDEWGYWAGGAVLMTAIWAFSSLRAGEWKHYWPAIPLAVWAAILISYAIWPARDDD from the coding sequence ATGACCCACGCACACGACCGGACACGCGCCTCCGACCACGACCGCGACACCACCGTCCAGCGCCTCGGCGACGCGCTGTGCGACGGCGCCATCGACACCACCGAACACGAACGCCGCGTCGAACGGGCCCTCACCGCCACCACCCTCGCCGACCTGCAAAGCCTCACCGCAGACCTGCCCGCCTCCCGGACCGCCCGCGACCGCGCCGAAACCGCCCGCCGCACCGCCGAGGCCGAAGCCGACAAGCGCGCCTGGCGCGACGAATGGGGCTACTGGGCCGGCGGCGCCGTCCTCATGACCGCCATCTGGGCCTTCTCCTCACTGCGCGCGGGGGAGTGGAAGCACTACTGGCCCGCGATCCCGCTGGCCGTCTGGGCCGCCATCCTCATCTCCTACGCGATCTGGCCCGCCCGCGACGACGACTGA
- a CDS encoding TetR/AcrR family transcriptional regulator, giving the protein MTRNIILRDHVRAGILDVAATVLAERGTSVSMTDIAQAAGVARATLYRYFPNRDALLYALYEAALSDLTRRLNDARLDSVPIEEAVARMTRATIAATGRYRALGLFEKAPREARRMERQLAAPLRAVFERGAASGAFRRDMPVHTLAELYFSLLEGVVSRVIRHRLSVEEASAYATTLFLSGALAAPPAPPPTATSTATSAGSTTASSTAVPGAVPGAVPSAGSPSSG; this is encoded by the coding sequence ATGACCAGGAACATCATCCTCCGCGACCATGTGCGGGCGGGGATCCTCGACGTGGCGGCCACCGTGCTGGCCGAACGGGGGACCTCGGTGAGCATGACCGACATCGCGCAGGCCGCCGGGGTGGCGCGGGCGACGCTGTACCGGTACTTCCCCAACCGGGACGCGCTGCTGTACGCCCTGTACGAGGCGGCGCTGTCGGACCTGACCCGGCGGCTCAACGACGCGCGGCTGGACTCGGTACCGATCGAGGAGGCCGTGGCCCGGATGACCCGCGCCACGATCGCCGCCACCGGCCGGTACCGGGCGCTCGGCCTGTTCGAAAAGGCCCCCCGGGAGGCGCGCCGCATGGAACGGCAGCTCGCGGCGCCGCTGCGGGCGGTGTTCGAGCGCGGCGCCGCCAGCGGCGCGTTCCGCCGCGACATGCCCGTCCACACCCTGGCCGAGCTGTACTTCAGCCTGCTGGAGGGCGTGGTGTCGCGGGTGATCCGGCACCGGCTGAGCGTGGAGGAGGCCAGCGCGTACGCCACCACGCTGTTCCTGTCCGGAGCGCTCGCCGCGCCGCCGGCCCCGCCCCCCACCGCAACGTCCACCGCAACGTCCGCCGGGTCGACCACCGCGTCGTCCACCGCCGTACCCGGGGCCGTACCCGGGGCCGTGCCGTCGGCCGGGTCGCCTTCGTCCGGCTGA
- a CDS encoding HAD family hydrolase, with amino-acid sequence MGHLHIFDMDGTLLTGTTAALEIARHHGTLAELRELETRFTGRTLDTRGFSTEIHRLWRDLTPDIVAAAYTAATWMTGITDVCADIRARGEHSAVITMSPDFFARRLLDLGFDDVIASRFPPMPFTGAFDTAGILIPEDKVRIAEELRTRHGLTTAQCTAYGDSMSDAPLFRHLTNTVAVNADHHLADIAAVDYRGTDLTEAYALARTLQPA; translated from the coding sequence GTGGGACACCTGCACATCTTCGACATGGACGGCACCCTCCTGACCGGCACCACCGCCGCCCTGGAGATCGCACGCCACCACGGCACCCTCGCCGAACTCCGCGAACTCGAGACCCGCTTCACCGGCCGGACCCTCGACACCCGCGGCTTCTCCACCGAGATCCACCGGCTCTGGCGCGACCTCACCCCCGACATCGTCGCCGCCGCCTACACCGCCGCGACCTGGATGACCGGCATCACCGACGTCTGCGCCGACATCCGCGCCCGCGGCGAGCACTCCGCCGTCATCACCATGTCGCCCGACTTCTTCGCCCGCCGCCTCCTCGACCTCGGCTTCGACGACGTCATCGCCTCCCGCTTCCCCCCGATGCCGTTCACCGGCGCCTTCGACACCGCCGGAATCCTCATCCCCGAGGACAAGGTCCGCATCGCCGAGGAACTGCGCACCCGCCACGGCCTCACCACCGCCCAATGCACCGCCTACGGCGACTCCATGTCCGACGCGCCCCTGTTCCGGCACCTCACCAACACCGTCGCCGTCAACGCCGACCACCACCTCGCCGACATCGCCGCCGTCGACTACCGCGGCACCGACCTCACCGAGGCGTACGCCCTCGCCCGCACCCTCCAACCCGCCTGA
- a CDS encoding IS110 family transposase, whose product MTPQDAAIIEVAGGVDTHSDTHTAAVIDQVGRVLGTEQFPADTAGYAALLDWMRSFGQLVGVGVEGTGAYGAGLARLLHRQEVLVIEVDRPDRKTRRFQGKSDPIDAVQAAKTALAGERTGVPKQRDGRIEALRNLRVARRSAVDQRADAQRRIKTLIVTAPDDLRERLRSLGVKDLITTCANLRPDRTGAASPATAVKIALRSPARRHQQLTAEIADLDELLEPLVAAINPGLVAANGVGTDVAGQLLVTTGDNHDRLRSEAAFAMLCGAAPIPASSGKTNRHRLNRGGDRQANKALYRVVICRLRWDPRTRAYMERRTKDGLSKKEIIRCLKRYVARELYQLITTPNDLELAA is encoded by the coding sequence ATTACACCCCAAGACGCGGCGATCATCGAGGTCGCCGGCGGAGTCGACACCCATTCCGACACCCACACCGCAGCGGTGATCGACCAGGTGGGGCGGGTGCTGGGCACCGAGCAGTTCCCCGCCGACACGGCCGGATACGCCGCGCTGCTGGACTGGATGCGCTCGTTCGGGCAGCTGGTGGGTGTCGGTGTCGAGGGGACCGGTGCCTACGGCGCCGGGCTGGCCCGGCTGCTGCACCGGCAAGAAGTCCTGGTGATCGAGGTCGACCGGCCCGACCGCAAGACCCGCCGGTTCCAGGGCAAGTCCGACCCGATCGACGCCGTCCAGGCCGCCAAGACCGCGCTGGCCGGGGAGCGGACCGGCGTCCCCAAACAGCGTGACGGACGGATCGAGGCGCTGCGGAACCTGCGGGTCGCCCGCCGCAGCGCGGTCGATCAGCGCGCCGACGCCCAGCGCCGGATCAAGACCCTCATCGTCACCGCCCCCGACGACCTGCGTGAGCGACTGCGCAGCCTCGGCGTCAAAGACCTGATCACCACCTGCGCGAACCTGCGGCCCGACCGGACCGGCGCAGCCTCACCGGCCACCGCCGTCAAGATCGCCCTGCGATCGCCGGCCCGCCGCCACCAGCAGCTGACCGCCGAGATCGCCGACCTGGACGAACTGCTCGAGCCGCTGGTGGCCGCCATCAACCCCGGCCTGGTCGCCGCCAACGGCGTCGGCACCGACGTCGCCGGCCAGCTGCTGGTCACCACCGGCGACAACCACGACCGGCTGCGTTCGGAGGCGGCGTTCGCGATGCTCTGCGGTGCCGCGCCGATCCCCGCCTCGTCCGGCAAGACCAACCGGCACCGCCTCAACCGCGGCGGCGACCGACAGGCCAACAAAGCGCTCTACCGGGTCGTCATCTGCCGCCTGCGCTGGGACCCCCGCACCCGCGCCTACATGGAACGACGCACCAAAGACGGCCTGTCCAAGAAGGAGATCATCCGCTGCCTCAAACGCTACGTCGCCCGCGAGCTCTACCAGCTCATCACCACACCAAACGATCTTGAACTCGCCGCTTGA
- a CDS encoding methylated-DNA--[protein]-cysteine S-methyltransferase, producing MSRDERAAGTPPGGTAGGPFGEPGAAAGLAGELAGLAAGAPPGLLDRVAARRVRVPGPLPGPHADLLVAFTDHGVAYLRAGMDEEEFTAAFRARFGRPLLPAAGPPPGLLPALRTGRPGGLRLDLRGLSEFEAAVLRAAAQIPRGQVRPYAWVARRAGRPRAVRAVGSALGRNPVPLLIPCHRVTRSDGTLGEYVFGAEAKERLLRAEDVDVEEVTALARRGARLVGSTTTGIVCYPTCADARRIAPGHRRLFGDLAAARAAGFRPCLRCGPCDPRPA from the coding sequence ATGAGCCGAGACGAGCGGGCCGCCGGGACGCCGCCCGGCGGCACGGCGGGCGGGCCTTTCGGCGAGCCCGGCGCCGCTGCCGGGCTGGCGGGCGAGCTGGCGGGGCTGGCGGCCGGTGCGCCGCCGGGGCTGCTGGACCGGGTGGCCGCGCGGCGCGTGCGCGTTCCGGGACCGCTGCCGGGCCCGCACGCCGACCTGCTGGTCGCGTTCACCGACCACGGTGTGGCCTACCTGCGGGCCGGGATGGACGAGGAGGAGTTCACCGCGGCGTTCCGGGCGCGGTTCGGGCGGCCGCTGCTGCCCGCCGCGGGCCCGCCGCCGGGGCTGCTGCCGGCGCTGCGGACGGGACGGCCGGGCGGGCTGCGGCTGGACCTGCGCGGTCTCAGCGAGTTCGAGGCGGCGGTGCTGCGGGCCGCCGCGCAGATCCCGCGGGGGCAGGTCCGCCCGTACGCGTGGGTGGCGCGGCGGGCGGGGCGGCCGCGGGCGGTGCGCGCGGTGGGGTCGGCGCTGGGCCGCAACCCGGTGCCGCTGCTGATCCCCTGCCACCGGGTGACGCGGTCGGACGGGACGCTCGGGGAGTACGTGTTCGGCGCGGAGGCCAAGGAGCGGCTGCTGCGCGCCGAGGACGTCGACGTCGAGGAGGTGACGGCGCTGGCGCGGCGCGGGGCGCGGCTGGTCGGCAGCACCACCACCGGGATCGTGTGCTACCCGACGTGCGCTGACGCGCGCCGGATCGCGCCGGGGCACCGCCGCCTGTTCGGGGATCTGGCCGCGGCGCGGGCCGCGGGGTTCCGGCCGTGCCTGCGGTGCGGTCCCTGCGACCCGCGGCCGGCCTGA
- a CDS encoding phosphatase PAP2 family protein: protein MEAPEFSADLYRSVTEFADGTPSWLHTVAEVGTDAGLLVFVALFAVGWWRARAGDARAMGLALAAPFAVVAAYLISEVSKTFIQEERPCRAVEGAVHIAACPAPGDWSFPSNHATIAAASAAVIVVAWRRMAPWVLPLAALMAFSRVFVGVHYPHDVVAGFVLGVVAAPLAAVALAAALRPLVAQMRGVAVGAALLGPPPASAGRPLPVPDPVDGAAAGPQGASVTRADEAAVTMPDVMGGLTRRGPLP, encoded by the coding sequence ATGGAAGCGCCGGAATTCAGCGCCGATCTGTACCGGAGCGTCACCGAGTTCGCGGACGGGACGCCGTCGTGGCTGCACACGGTGGCCGAGGTGGGGACCGACGCCGGGCTTCTGGTGTTCGTGGCGCTGTTCGCGGTGGGCTGGTGGCGGGCCCGGGCGGGTGACGCGCGGGCGATGGGGCTGGCGCTGGCGGCGCCGTTCGCGGTGGTGGCGGCGTATCTGATCAGTGAGGTGTCCAAGACCTTCATCCAGGAGGAGCGGCCGTGCCGGGCGGTGGAGGGCGCGGTGCACATCGCGGCGTGCCCGGCGCCGGGCGACTGGTCGTTCCCGAGCAACCACGCGACGATCGCGGCGGCGTCGGCGGCGGTGATCGTGGTGGCGTGGCGGAGGATGGCGCCGTGGGTGCTGCCGCTGGCGGCGCTGATGGCGTTCTCGCGGGTGTTCGTGGGCGTGCACTATCCGCATGACGTGGTGGCGGGGTTCGTGCTGGGCGTGGTGGCGGCTCCGCTGGCGGCGGTGGCGCTGGCGGCGGCGCTGCGTCCGCTGGTGGCGCAGATGCGGGGCGTCGCGGTGGGCGCGGCGCTGCTGGGGCCGCCGCCGGCGTCGGCGGGCCGTCCGCTGCCCGTGCCGGACCCGGTCGATGGTGCGGCGGCCGGGCCGCAGGGCGCTTCGGTGACGAGGGCGGACGAGGCCGCGGTGACGATGCCGGACGTGATGGGCGGCCTCACCCGCCGCGGTCCGCTCCCCTAG
- a CDS encoding NAD-dependent epimerase/dehydratase family protein encodes MRVVVTGATGNIGTSTLRALAADAGVTSIIGLARREPGPEWASDDPALQDKVEWAEADVTDSDLVPLMRGADAVVHLAWLFQPTHRPAVTWDANVIGSARVFDAVAEAGVPALVHSSSVGAYSPGPKDRGVDESWPTHGWPGAAYSREKAYVERLLDTFEAVNPGCRVVRIRPGFIFGRHSASQQRRLFAGPLLPGGLARPGVIPVVPDLPRLRLQALHTADAGEAFRLAAVGDARGAFNIAADPVLDPAELAGLLGARTVRVPARGVRAALAAAWSLHLVPASPGLFDLAMEVPIMDVSRARDELGWTPRRTSREAVEEFLEGLRAGSGHDTPPLAPGTGGRGRVREFATGIGRRP; translated from the coding sequence ATGCGCGTCGTCGTGACCGGCGCCACCGGCAACATCGGGACCAGCACCCTGCGGGCGCTCGCGGCGGACGCGGGCGTCACCTCGATCATCGGCCTGGCCCGCCGCGAACCCGGCCCGGAGTGGGCGTCGGACGACCCCGCCCTGCAGGACAAGGTGGAGTGGGCCGAGGCCGACGTCACCGACAGCGACCTGGTGCCGCTGATGCGGGGCGCCGACGCGGTGGTCCATCTGGCGTGGCTGTTCCAGCCGACGCACCGCCCGGCGGTGACGTGGGACGCCAACGTGATCGGCAGCGCCCGCGTGTTCGACGCGGTCGCCGAGGCGGGCGTCCCGGCGCTGGTGCACTCCTCGTCGGTGGGGGCCTACTCCCCCGGTCCCAAGGACCGCGGGGTCGACGAGTCGTGGCCGACCCACGGCTGGCCCGGCGCGGCCTACAGCCGTGAGAAGGCCTATGTCGAGCGGCTCCTGGACACGTTCGAGGCCGTCAACCCGGGCTGCCGCGTGGTGCGGATCCGTCCCGGGTTCATTTTCGGGCGGCACAGCGCCTCGCAGCAGCGGCGGCTGTTCGCCGGTCCGCTGCTGCCGGGCGGGCTGGCCCGTCCCGGCGTCATCCCGGTCGTCCCGGACCTGCCGCGGCTGCGGCTGCAGGCCCTGCACACGGCGGACGCCGGCGAGGCGTTCCGGCTCGCCGCGGTGGGCGACGCGCGGGGCGCGTTCAACATCGCCGCCGACCCGGTCCTGGACCCGGCCGAGCTGGCCGGCCTGCTGGGGGCCCGCACGGTGCGGGTCCCGGCGCGGGGGGTGCGGGCCGCGCTGGCCGCGGCGTGGTCGCTGCATCTGGTGCCCGCCTCCCCCGGCCTGTTCGACCTGGCGATGGAGGTCCCGATCATGGACGTGTCGAGGGCCCGCGACGAGCTGGGCTGGACGCCGCGGCGCACCTCCCGCGAGGCCGTCGAGGAGTTCCTGGAGGGGCTGCGGGCCGGGTCCGGGCACGACACCCCGCCGCTCGCGCCGGGGACCGGCGGGCGGGGCCGCGTCCGCGAGTTCGCCACCGGCATCGGCCGCAGACCCTGA
- a CDS encoding RNA polymerase sigma factor, whose product MTVTDEACAARPGGADPEGARVAAALARDLDEGFAALYEAYRDAVFSVALRLCGRWAEAEDLSAEAFLRAYRALCGYERERIAALRPRAWLLAILTNVWRNGLRSAARRPAAGPIEDAPDPPDPGEGVEDAAARRETGRELAVLLARLPHDQRAAVVLRHVVDLPVAEVAAVLGMPEGTVKSHVSRGLARLRALREQGRPHRRGREEEGGIR is encoded by the coding sequence GTGACGGTTACCGACGAGGCTTGCGCCGCCCGCCCGGGAGGCGCCGACCCAGAGGGCGCGCGGGTCGCCGCGGCGCTGGCGCGGGACCTGGACGAGGGGTTCGCGGCGCTGTACGAGGCGTACCGTGACGCGGTGTTCTCCGTCGCGCTGCGGCTGTGCGGGCGGTGGGCGGAGGCCGAGGACCTGTCGGCGGAGGCGTTCCTGCGCGCCTACCGGGCCTTGTGCGGGTACGAGCGGGAGCGGATCGCGGCGCTGCGTCCGCGGGCGTGGCTGCTGGCGATCTTGACGAACGTGTGGCGCAACGGGCTGCGGTCGGCGGCGCGGCGCCCGGCGGCGGGACCGATCGAGGACGCGCCGGATCCGCCGGATCCGGGTGAGGGCGTGGAGGACGCCGCCGCGCGCCGCGAGACGGGCCGCGAGCTGGCGGTGCTGCTGGCGCGGCTGCCGCACGACCAGCGCGCGGCGGTGGTGCTGCGGCACGTCGTGGACCTGCCGGTCGCCGAGGTCGCCGCGGTCCTCGGCATGCCGGAGGGCACGGTCAAGTCGCACGTGTCGCGGGGCCTTGCGCGGCTGCGCGCGCTGCGCGAGCAGGGGCGCCCGCACCGGCGGGGCCGCGAGGAGGAAGGGGGCATCCGATGA
- a CDS encoding IMPACT family protein, whose product MRMIRQSGSRELEIRKSRFVCTLARAADEAEAVEFIARHRRAHRDATHNCTAYVVGEHGEIAKSSDDGEPAGTAGVPMLEVLTRRRLTGVVAVVTRYFGGVKLGAGGLVRAYSQAVAETVDAVGVVELVPAVTVTAAVDHALAGRFLGDLHARGLQPADVRYGRDVEADVAVPVPDLDEFEAWAAQVTAGRAALRRGATGHIEVPAAP is encoded by the coding sequence ATGCGCATGATCAGGCAGTCGGGCTCCCGCGAGCTGGAGATCCGCAAGTCCCGTTTCGTCTGCACGCTCGCCCGCGCCGCCGACGAGGCCGAGGCGGTGGAGTTCATCGCCCGGCACCGCCGCGCGCACCGCGACGCCACCCACAACTGCACCGCCTACGTCGTGGGCGAGCACGGCGAGATCGCCAAGAGCAGCGACGACGGCGAACCGGCGGGCACCGCCGGGGTCCCGATGCTGGAGGTGCTGACCCGGCGGCGGCTGACCGGCGTCGTCGCGGTCGTCACCCGCTACTTCGGCGGCGTCAAGCTCGGCGCCGGCGGGCTGGTGCGCGCCTACTCCCAGGCCGTCGCCGAGACCGTCGACGCGGTCGGCGTCGTCGAGCTGGTCCCGGCCGTCACCGTCACCGCCGCCGTCGACCACGCCCTGGCCGGGCGGTTCCTGGGCGACCTGCACGCCCGCGGCCTGCAGCCCGCCGACGTCCGCTACGGGCGGGACGTGGAGGCCGACGTCGCCGTCCCCGTCCCCGACCTGGACGAGTTCGAGGCGTGGGCCGCGCAGGTCACCGCGGGCCGCGCGGCGCTGCGGCGCGGCGCGACCGGCCACATCGAGGTGCCCGCCGCCCCCTGA
- a CDS encoding HAD-IIA family hydrolase: MSERGPIEYWLSDMDGVLVHEGRPVPGADEFIRRLAASGTPFLVLTNNSIYTRRDLSARLAAAGLAVPAESIWTSALATARFLADQRPQGSAYVIGEAGLTTALHEAEFVLTDIDPDYVVLGETRTYSFSQITRAIRLIEGGARFVATNPDPIGPSPEGSLPACGAVAAMITRATGVEPYFVGKPNPLMMRTALNRVGAHSESTAMIGDRMDTDIVAGVEAGLETILVLTGVTREEEIARFPFRPNRVVPSIADLIDLI, from the coding sequence ATGAGCGAGCGCGGGCCGATCGAATACTGGCTTTCGGACATGGACGGGGTCCTGGTGCACGAGGGCCGGCCCGTCCCCGGCGCCGACGAGTTCATCCGCCGGCTCGCGGCCTCCGGCACGCCGTTCCTGGTGCTGACCAACAACTCGATCTACACCCGCCGGGACCTGTCGGCGCGGCTGGCCGCGGCGGGCCTGGCCGTGCCGGCCGAGTCGATCTGGACCTCGGCGCTGGCCACCGCCCGGTTCCTGGCCGACCAGCGGCCCCAGGGATCGGCGTACGTGATCGGGGAGGCGGGGCTGACCACGGCGCTGCACGAGGCGGAGTTCGTCCTGACCGACATCGATCCCGACTACGTGGTGCTGGGGGAGACCCGCACCTACAGCTTCTCCCAGATCACCCGGGCGATCCGCCTCATCGAGGGCGGCGCGCGGTTCGTGGCCACCAACCCCGACCCGATCGGCCCGTCCCCGGAGGGGTCCCTGCCCGCCTGCGGCGCGGTCGCCGCGATGATCACCCGGGCGACCGGGGTGGAGCCCTATTTCGTCGGCAAGCCCAATCCGCTGATGATGCGCACCGCGCTCAACCGCGTCGGCGCCCACAGCGAGTCCACCGCGATGATCGGCGACCGCATGGACACCGACATCGTCGCCGGGGTGGAGGCGGGGCTGGAGACGATCCTGGTCCTGACCGGCGTGACCCGCGAGGAGGAGATCGCCCGGTTCCCGTTCCGCCCCAACCGCGTGGTCCCCTCCATCGCCGACCTGATCGACCTCATCTGA
- a CDS encoding CDGSH iron-sulfur domain-containing protein codes for MGARPREPARRVRIVPGGPVLVEGPVEVVMEDGRTAVSDRFLVALCACRRSRSYPFCDTSHRRRVRPDAPGRRDRDDDSPGPKTGTDARDS; via the coding sequence GTGGGCGCCAGGCCGCGTGAGCCCGCGCGGCGGGTGCGGATCGTGCCGGGCGGGCCGGTCCTGGTGGAGGGCCCCGTCGAGGTGGTCATGGAGGACGGGCGGACGGCGGTGTCCGACCGCTTCCTGGTGGCGCTGTGCGCGTGCCGCCGCAGCCGCTCCTACCCGTTCTGCGACACCAGCCACCGCCGCCGCGTCCGCCCGGACGCACCGGGGCGACGCGACCGGGACGACGACAGCCCCGGCCCCAAGACCGGCACTGACGCCCGGGACTCCTGA
- a CDS encoding HemK2/MTQ2 family protein methyltransferase, protein MLLLRPPGVYRPQSDTRLLAAALSRAGIPRGARMLELGTGTGAVAMTAARGGCRVVAVDVSAQAVLAARLNALVRGLPVRVLRGDLFAPVAGEEFDVIVANPPYVAGAADPATVRGRARAWEAGPDGRDLLDRICAEAPGHLTPGGTLLMVHSALNGVASTLVSLREAGMRARVVARRREPLGPVMRARAAELRARGLLRPGQAHEDLVVVRADRVGDAAGAGNPQPVGGAAGVAEAGAGGGEGRGRQAA, encoded by the coding sequence ATGCTGCTGCTTCGCCCTCCGGGGGTGTACCGCCCGCAGTCCGATACCCGGCTGCTGGCCGCCGCGCTGTCGCGGGCCGGGATCCCGCGCGGCGCGCGGATGCTGGAGCTGGGCACCGGGACCGGCGCGGTCGCCATGACCGCCGCGCGCGGCGGCTGCCGCGTCGTCGCGGTCGACGTGTCCGCCCAGGCGGTCCTGGCGGCCCGCCTGAACGCGCTGGTGCGGGGCCTGCCGGTCCGGGTGCTGCGCGGCGACCTGTTCGCGCCGGTCGCCGGCGAGGAGTTCGACGTGATCGTCGCCAACCCCCCGTACGTGGCCGGCGCCGCCGACCCGGCGACGGTGCGGGGACGCGCCCGCGCCTGGGAGGCCGGGCCCGACGGCCGGGACCTGCTCGACCGGATCTGCGCCGAGGCGCCCGGGCACCTGACGCCGGGCGGGACGCTGCTGATGGTGCACTCCGCGCTGAACGGGGTGGCGTCCACGCTGGTGTCGCTGCGCGAGGCCGGGATGCGCGCGCGGGTGGTGGCGCGGCGGCGCGAGCCGCTCGGCCCGGTGATGCGGGCCCGCGCCGCCGAGCTGCGGGCCCGGGGCCTGCTGCGGCCTGGCCAGGCGCACGAGGACCTGGTCGTGGTCCGCGCCGACCGCGTCGGCGACGCCGCCGGTGCCGGGAACCCTCAGCCCGTCGGCGGGGCCGCCGGGGTCGCCGAGGCCGGCGCCGGGGGTGGTGAGGGCCGTGGGCGCCAGGCCGCGTGA